One window of the Caminibacter pacificus genome contains the following:
- a CDS encoding CHAD domain-containing protein, with translation MEKLIKRYIKKDDPETLHDLRVYARKVLSNLEKEGKIDLGLKELLKKSSKLRDTDVLLEICKNKKAKKYLKQKHKKLRKKFLKWLKDFKSLVITLEPQKHKEISLKKCKEILSESFLNKDEKSLHKIRIEIKKCRYTNPKYEKKFKLLQDTLGKMHDYYNCERLLLKLNQNPKTAVKKKLKWLKKAEKKRIKVLKVLDS, from the coding sequence ATGGAAAAATTAATAAAACGATATATAAAAAAAGACGACCCCGAAACTTTGCACGATTTGAGAGTTTATGCAAGAAAAGTTTTAAGCAACCTTGAAAAAGAGGGAAAAATCGATTTGGGATTGAAAGAACTTCTTAAAAAATCCTCAAAACTAAGAGATACCGACGTACTTCTTGAAATATGCAAAAACAAAAAAGCCAAAAAATACCTAAAACAAAAGCATAAAAAACTAAGAAAAAAATTCCTCAAGTGGTTGAAAGATTTCAAATCTCTCGTAATTACGTTGGAGCCTCAAAAACATAAAGAAATATCACTTAAAAAATGCAAAGAGATACTTAGCGAATCGTTTTTGAATAAAGATGAAAAGAGCTTGCATAAAATAAGAATAGAGATAAAAAAATGCAGATATACCAACCCGAAATACGAAAAAAAATTCAAGCTTTTACAAGATACTTTAGGAAAAATGCATGACTATTACAACTGCGAAAGATTGCTTTTAAAACTAAACCAAAACCCGAAAACCGCCGTTAAGAAAAAACTAAAATGGTTAAAAAAAGCCGAAAAGAAAAGAATCAAGGTCCTTAAAGTCCTTGATTCATAG
- a CDS encoding mechanosensitive ion channel family protein: MKLYIAIGVVVLNLLYLFFTKNLKYFFFKKRKNIFLRLLYSRVYKIGIPFLFLIDVNTFFYLFDDRFPNSNVKFFLNLFLISWLFYEVLKYIIYTAITIKVSKKENVRRELFSLVINLTKVLIVIVIFVAVLSHLGVNVTAIITSLGIGGVIIGLAAKETIGNFFDSIRLVSEDAFHVGDWIETKDFEGFVTEIGLTATQIRTFDNGLIVIPNSKLANEWVKNWSRRMIGRRIKFWLKIKYTTDTDELRRVVNEIRVMLQKHPFIVTDDKIKSRLRKKMQKNALFSIEDKYGVRKTLLVYVDKFDEYSIDILIYAFSITVDWEEWLRVKQDVMLKVLDIIKNSKLELAYPTNVIFYDERKNLWKN, translated from the coding sequence ATGAAACTCTATATAGCAATCGGGGTTGTGGTTTTAAATCTGCTTTATCTCTTTTTTACCAAAAACCTCAAATATTTCTTTTTCAAAAAAAGAAAAAATATCTTTTTAAGACTCCTTTATTCAAGAGTATATAAAATAGGAATACCTTTTTTGTTTTTAATAGACGTAAATACGTTTTTTTATCTCTTTGACGACCGATTTCCGAATAGCAACGTTAAGTTTTTTTTGAATCTGTTTTTAATTTCGTGGTTGTTTTATGAAGTTTTGAAATATATCATCTATACGGCTATTACGATAAAGGTTTCGAAAAAAGAAAACGTAAGGCGTGAGCTTTTTTCTTTGGTTATAAACCTAACGAAAGTGCTTATCGTAATCGTTATTTTCGTAGCGGTTCTTTCTCACTTGGGAGTTAACGTTACGGCAATTATCACCTCTCTTGGTATCGGCGGTGTGATTATAGGGCTTGCCGCAAAAGAAACAATCGGTAACTTTTTCGATTCTATCAGGCTTGTTAGTGAAGACGCTTTTCATGTGGGAGATTGGATAGAGACAAAAGATTTTGAAGGGTTTGTGACCGAAATAGGACTTACGGCCACTCAAATCAGGACGTTTGATAACGGGCTTATAGTCATTCCGAATTCCAAACTTGCAAACGAATGGGTAAAAAATTGGTCTCGTAGGATGATAGGCAGAAGAATAAAATTTTGGCTAAAAATCAAATACACAACAGATACCGACGAACTTAGACGTGTCGTAAACGAGATTAGAGTAATGCTTCAAAAACATCCGTTTATAGTAACGGATGATAAAATCAAAAGCCGTCTTAGAAAAAAAATGCAAAAAAACGCACTCTTTTCCATAGAAGATAAATACGGAGTTAGAAAAACGCTTCTTGTTTATGTGGATAAATTCGACGAATATTCGATAGATATTTTGATATACGCTTTTTCTATTACCGTGGATTGGGAGGAGTGGCTTAGAGTAAAACAAGACGTAATGTTAAAAGTACTCGATATTATTAAAAATTCGAAATTGGAGCTTGCATATCCTACCAACGTCATCTTTTACGATGAAAGGAAAAACCTATGGAAAAATTAA